In Zingiber officinale cultivar Zhangliang chromosome 3B, Zo_v1.1, whole genome shotgun sequence, a single window of DNA contains:
- the LOC122055030 gene encoding glyceraldehyde-3-phosphate dehydrogenase B, chloroplastic-like, with the protein MASHATLASSRIPCSMGFHSKTNSPCFTKRLEFAEFSRLKSCSSITFAGHSREASFSDVLAYQLSTKAARDVPPKGVTVAKLKVAINGFGRIGRNFLRCWHGRKDSPLEVIVVNDSGRVKNVWHI; encoded by the exons ATGGCAAGCCATGCAACTCTTGCCTCCTCTAGAATCCCTTGCAGCATGGGGTTCCACTCCAAGACCAACTCACCCTGCTTCACCaag AGGCTAGAGTTTGCTGAATTCTCCAGACTAAAATCATGCTCGAGCATCACTTTTGCAGGGCACAGCAGAGAAGCATCCTTCTCGGATGTGTTGGCCTACCAGTTATCTACCAAG GCAGCTAGAGATGTTCCTCCAAAAGGGGTGACTGTTGCAAAGTTGAAGGTTGCAATCAATGGTTTCGGGAGAATAGGTCGAAACTTCCTCCGCTGTTGGCACGGCCGGAAGGACTCACCACTGGAGGTCATCGTCGTCAATGACAGTGGCCGTGTCAAGAATGTATGGCACATATGA